The Hymenobacter oligotrophus genome has a window encoding:
- a CDS encoding ATP-dependent Clp protease ATP-binding subunit: MEAKFSNRVKEVISLSREEAIRLGHDYIGTEHLLLGMIREGEGTAIALLKKLGVSVEELKYALEQATRNTATQGISITGSIPLTKQTEKVLKITYLEAKIFKSEIIGTEHLLLSILRDEDNISSQILSKFNVNYEAVRDSLDYHGNTSHNPTSGPSDTDDDDNDKLFGSSKSSGSAAAKKPGEKSRTPVLDNFGRDLTKLAEDDKLDPIVGREKEIERVAQILSRRKKNNPILIGEPGVGKTAIAEGLALRIVQKKVSRVLFNKRVVTLDLASLVAGTKYRGQFEERMKAVMNELEKSPDVILFIDELHTIVGAGGASGSLDASNMFKPALARGEIQCIGATTLDEYRQYIEKDGALARRFQMVMVDPTTPEETIEILHNIKDKYQDHHHVVYTDKAIEACVKLSDRYMSDRFLPDKAIDILDEAGARVHINNIVVPEDILKLEESIENIKVEKNRVVKSQKYEEAAQLRDKEKKLIEQLDTAKRNWEEETKKKRYTVKEENVAEVIAMMTGIPVSRVAQNEGEKLLKMGEELKGKVIGQDKAIAQLVKAIQRTRVGLKDPKKPIGSFVFLGPTGVGKTELAKVLATYLFDKEDALVRIDMSEYMEKFSVSRLVGAPPGYVGYEEGGQLTEKIRRKPYSVILLDEIEKAHPDVYNLLLQVLDDGILTDGLGRKVDFRNTIIIMTSNIGARDLADFGVGIGFGTKARQENMDELMKGTIASALRKTFAPEFLNRLDDVIVFNGLQKEDIFKIIDISLAKLRQRVQALGYRIELTEAAKNFVAEKGYDPKYGARPLNRAIQKYIEDPIAEEILKAQLTQGDVIKADHEEGKEELLFSSYKSDEAPNLASDERPAETPEAPEGKAE, encoded by the coding sequence ATGGAAGCGAAATTCTCAAATAGAGTCAAGGAGGTCATCTCCCTGAGTCGGGAAGAAGCCATCCGACTTGGCCACGACTATATAGGCACCGAGCACCTTTTGCTGGGGATGATTCGGGAGGGCGAAGGCACTGCCATTGCGCTGTTGAAGAAGCTCGGCGTATCCGTAGAGGAGCTGAAATACGCTCTCGAACAAGCTACACGTAACACTGCCACCCAAGGTATCAGTATAACGGGCAGCATCCCGCTGACGAAGCAGACGGAAAAGGTTCTGAAGATTACGTATCTCGAAGCCAAAATCTTCAAGAGCGAAATTATTGGCACCGAGCACTTGCTGCTCTCGATTCTGCGCGATGAAGACAACATTTCTTCCCAAATCCTGAGCAAGTTTAACGTGAACTACGAAGCCGTACGCGACTCGCTGGATTACCACGGTAACACCAGCCACAACCCCACCTCGGGCCCTTCCGACACCGACGACGACGACAACGACAAACTGTTTGGCTCGTCCAAATCGTCGGGCTCGGCCGCGGCCAAAAAGCCGGGTGAAAAGTCGCGCACGCCCGTGCTCGACAACTTCGGCCGCGACCTAACCAAGCTCGCCGAAGACGACAAACTCGACCCCATTGTGGGCCGCGAAAAAGAGATTGAGCGCGTAGCCCAAATCCTGTCGCGCCGCAAAAAGAACAACCCGATTCTCATCGGTGAGCCGGGTGTAGGTAAAACGGCAATTGCCGAAGGCCTCGCCCTGCGCATTGTGCAGAAGAAAGTTTCGCGCGTGCTCTTCAACAAGCGCGTCGTTACGCTCGACCTCGCCTCGCTGGTAGCTGGTACTAAGTACCGCGGCCAGTTTGAGGAGCGCATGAAGGCTGTGATGAACGAGCTGGAGAAGTCGCCCGACGTGATTCTGTTCATCGACGAGCTGCACACCATCGTGGGCGCCGGCGGTGCCTCAGGTTCGCTCGATGCTTCGAACATGTTCAAGCCGGCCTTGGCCCGCGGCGAAATCCAATGCATCGGTGCCACTACCCTCGACGAGTACCGCCAGTACATCGAGAAGGATGGTGCCTTGGCTCGTCGTTTCCAGATGGTGATGGTAGACCCGACCACGCCCGAGGAAACCATTGAGATTCTGCACAACATCAAGGACAAGTACCAGGACCACCACCACGTGGTGTACACCGACAAAGCCATTGAGGCGTGCGTGAAGCTGTCGGACCGCTACATGTCGGACCGCTTCCTGCCCGATAAGGCCATCGACATCCTGGACGAGGCCGGTGCGCGCGTGCACATCAACAACATCGTGGTTCCCGAAGACATCCTGAAGCTCGAGGAAAGCATCGAGAACATCAAGGTGGAGAAGAACCGCGTGGTGAAGTCGCAGAAGTACGAAGAGGCTGCCCAGCTCCGCGACAAGGAGAAGAAGCTCATCGAACAGCTCGACACCGCCAAGCGCAACTGGGAAGAAGAAACCAAGAAGAAGCGCTACACCGTGAAGGAGGAAAACGTGGCCGAGGTAATCGCCATGATGACCGGCATTCCGGTGAGCCGCGTAGCCCAAAACGAAGGCGAGAAATTGCTGAAGATGGGCGAAGAGCTGAAGGGCAAAGTAATTGGCCAGGACAAAGCCATTGCCCAGCTCGTGAAAGCCATCCAGCGCACCCGCGTGGGCCTGAAAGACCCGAAGAAGCCCATCGGCTCGTTCGTGTTCCTAGGTCCGACCGGCGTCGGCAAGACGGAGCTGGCCAAGGTGTTGGCTACCTACCTCTTCGACAAGGAAGACGCGCTGGTGCGCATCGACATGTCGGAGTACATGGAGAAATTTAGCGTATCGCGCCTTGTGGGCGCGCCTCCCGGCTACGTGGGTTACGAAGAGGGCGGCCAGCTGACGGAGAAAATCCGCCGCAAGCCCTACTCGGTAATCCTGCTCGACGAGATTGAGAAGGCGCACCCCGATGTCTACAACCTGTTGCTGCAGGTGCTCGACGACGGTATCCTGACCGACGGCCTAGGTCGGAAGGTTGACTTCCGCAACACCATCATCATCATGACCTCGAACATCGGGGCACGTGATTTGGCTGACTTCGGTGTGGGCATCGGCTTCGGCACGAAGGCCCGCCAGGAAAACATGGACGAGCTGATGAAGGGCACTATCGCCAGCGCCCTACGCAAGACCTTCGCGCCGGAATTCCTGAACCGTTTGGACGACGTTATCGTGTTCAATGGTCTGCAGAAGGAAGACATCTTCAAGATCATCGACATCTCGCTTGCCAAACTGCGCCAGCGCGTACAGGCCCTGGGCTACCGCATCGAGCTGACCGAGGCTGCGAAGAACTTTGTGGCCGAGAAAGGCTACGATCCGAAGTACGGCGCACGTCCGCTGAACCGGGCCATCCAGAAGTACATCGAAGACCCGATTGCCGAGGAAATACTGAAGGCCCAGCTCACGCAAGGCGACGTGATTAAAGCCGACCATGAGGAAGGCAAAGAGGAGCTCCTCTTCAGCTCGTACAAGAGCGACGAGGCCCCTAACCTCGCCAGCGACGAGCGCCCGGCCGAAACGCCGGAAGCCCCCGAAGGCAAAGCTGAATAA
- a CDS encoding WbqC family protein, whose protein sequence is MRIAIMQPYLFPYVGYFQLLHCADAFVLLDDVAFIKKGWINRNRILVNGAEHLFTIPIASGSQNKLIKDTHLHTDQKCRRKVLTTIRQAYSTAPGLARFFPLIEHILLSSETDLTTLVLRSLQLINDYVAAPVPLLRSSAIDKNNQLSGQGRIIELCKRLGATEYVNASGGVELYASSDFANAGIALRFLQPNLQPYPQGTTAFVPGLSVIDLLMHNTPEQARAMFGQGTLR, encoded by the coding sequence ATGCGCATAGCCATCATGCAGCCTTACTTGTTCCCCTACGTGGGGTACTTCCAACTGCTGCACTGCGCCGATGCTTTCGTTCTGCTCGATGATGTAGCATTCATCAAAAAAGGCTGGATCAACCGGAACCGCATTCTGGTGAATGGCGCGGAGCACTTGTTTACCATACCCATAGCCAGCGGCTCGCAGAACAAGCTCATCAAGGATACTCACCTGCACACCGATCAAAAGTGCCGACGCAAAGTGCTGACAACCATTCGACAAGCATACAGCACGGCTCCCGGGTTGGCACGGTTCTTTCCGCTGATTGAGCATATCCTGCTTTCGTCCGAAACCGACTTAACAACGCTGGTACTCCGTAGCCTTCAACTGATTAACGATTACGTGGCCGCGCCGGTGCCATTGCTGCGCAGTTCTGCCATCGATAAAAACAATCAGCTAAGCGGCCAGGGCAGAATAATTGAACTTTGCAAACGCCTAGGTGCTACCGAATACGTGAACGCTTCGGGGGGAGTAGAGCTTTATGCATCTTCCGATTTTGCAAATGCCGGCATAGCCTTGCGGTTTCTGCAACCCAACCTGCAGCCTTATCCCCAGGGTACAACAGCTTTTGTGCCTGGCTTGTCCGTAATCGATTTGCTGATGCACAACACCCCCGAGCAAGCCAGGGCCATGTTTGGCCAGGGCACTTTGCGCTGA
- a CDS encoding DegT/DnrJ/EryC1/StrS family aminotransferase — MITVTKTFLPPLEEYHKLLNGIWERGWLTNEGPLVERLEEVLKQELGVKHLFFVSNGTLALQLAIKALALKGDIITTPFSYVATTSSIVWEGCRPVFVDICPETLCLDPAQIESAITPDTRAILATHVFGTPCDVEAIARIASRHNLRVIYDAAHAFGVSHLGQSVLNSGDVSTLSFHATKLFHTGEGGAVITTNDELAHRLSYMRNFGHNGPNQFIGLGINAKNSELHAAMGLSVLPYVPQLMQRRQALSALYDALLTPLDLQRPMLPAGASSNYSYYPVLFRSEEQLLTAVAALNSHDIYPRRYFYPALTNLPYTQGAAACPVAASVASRVLCLPLYYELAEAQVEQIAQIITEVCQRKGVCA; from the coding sequence ATGATTACAGTAACTAAAACGTTTCTGCCGCCGCTGGAGGAGTACCACAAGCTTCTGAACGGTATTTGGGAACGAGGCTGGCTCACGAACGAAGGCCCTTTGGTAGAACGGCTTGAGGAAGTGCTTAAGCAAGAGCTGGGCGTAAAGCACCTGTTTTTTGTCAGCAACGGTACCTTGGCCTTACAACTGGCAATCAAAGCCTTGGCTTTGAAAGGGGATATCATCACTACTCCGTTTTCATACGTTGCTACCACCAGCAGCATCGTTTGGGAAGGTTGCCGGCCAGTGTTCGTGGATATTTGCCCCGAAACATTGTGCTTAGATCCAGCCCAGATTGAATCCGCAATTACTCCCGACACCCGCGCCATTTTGGCAACGCATGTGTTCGGCACCCCTTGCGATGTTGAGGCAATTGCCCGCATTGCCAGCCGCCACAACCTACGCGTTATCTACGATGCCGCCCACGCATTCGGGGTGTCCCACCTAGGGCAGTCGGTCCTTAATTCCGGCGATGTTAGTACTCTGAGTTTTCACGCTACCAAGCTGTTTCATACCGGCGAAGGCGGTGCTGTGATAACTACCAATGATGAGTTGGCGCACAGGCTTAGTTACATGCGCAACTTCGGCCATAACGGCCCAAACCAATTCATTGGCTTGGGCATCAATGCCAAGAACTCGGAGCTGCATGCCGCCATGGGGCTGAGCGTACTGCCGTACGTACCGCAACTGATGCAGCGGCGCCAAGCCTTATCGGCCCTCTACGACGCGCTGTTGACACCCTTAGACCTGCAGCGGCCCATGTTGCCGGCCGGGGCTAGCTCCAACTACTCCTATTACCCGGTGCTATTTCGCTCGGAGGAGCAGTTGCTAACAGCTGTAGCTGCCCTGAACAGCCACGACATATATCCGCGCCGGTATTTTTATCCGGCTCTAACCAACTTGCCTTACACGCAGGGCGCAGCTGCCTGCCCGGTGGCCGCATCGGTGGCGTCGCGCGTGCTCTGCCTGCCTTTGTACTACGAACTGGCCGAAGCCCAAGTCGAGCAGATAGCCCAAATCATAACCGAGGTCTGCCAGCGAAAGGGGGTATGCGCATAG
- a CDS encoding acyl-CoA carboxylase subunit beta, protein MSDPHADLALSKLEILEKKNAEALLGGGQARIDAQHQKGKLTARERLDLLMDPGSFEEIGKFVMHRSKDFGLDKEYYLGDGVVTGYGTVNGRLVYVFSQDFTVLGGSLSETHAEKIVKIMDLAMKNGAPVIGLNDSGGARIQEGVVSLGGYADIFYKNTLASGVVPQISAIMGPCAGGAVYSPAITDFIMMVENTSYMFVTGPNVVKTVTHETVTSEELGGASTHSTKSGVTHFTAANEVACIQQIKQLLSYMPQNCEDTAPVYPYEAQGEELRPELDAIIPENPNQPYDIREVITGIIDADSFMEVHQNFAENIVVGFARLGGRSIGIVGNQPAVLAGVLDINASTKAARFVRFCDSFNIPLLVLEDVPGFLPGTDQEWRGIITNGAKLLYAFCEATVPRITVITRKAYGGAYDVMNSKHIGADMNYAWPTAEIAVMGAKGAAEIIFKREIAQAENPEAKLQEKVDDYQRKFATPYRAAHRGFVDEVIVPAQTRQKLIRAFKMLENKVDQLPRKKHGNIPL, encoded by the coding sequence ATGTCCGATCCGCACGCCGACCTCGCGCTGAGCAAACTCGAAATACTGGAAAAGAAGAACGCCGAAGCCCTGCTGGGTGGCGGCCAGGCTCGCATCGATGCCCAACACCAGAAGGGCAAGCTAACTGCCCGCGAGCGGCTCGACCTGCTCATGGACCCGGGCTCTTTCGAGGAAATCGGCAAGTTTGTGATGCACCGCTCCAAGGACTTTGGCCTTGATAAGGAGTATTACCTAGGCGACGGCGTGGTAACGGGCTACGGCACCGTAAACGGCCGTTTGGTGTACGTTTTCTCGCAGGACTTCACGGTATTGGGCGGTTCGCTCAGCGAAACCCACGCCGAGAAGATTGTGAAGATCATGGACCTGGCCATGAAAAACGGTGCGCCGGTTATCGGCCTGAACGACTCGGGCGGCGCGCGTATTCAGGAAGGTGTGGTAAGCCTAGGTGGCTACGCCGACATCTTCTACAAGAACACGCTGGCCTCGGGCGTGGTACCGCAGATTTCGGCCATTATGGGCCCGTGCGCCGGCGGCGCGGTGTACTCGCCGGCCATTACCGACTTTATCATGATGGTGGAAAACACGAGCTACATGTTCGTGACGGGCCCCAACGTGGTGAAAACGGTGACGCACGAAACCGTAACCAGCGAAGAGCTAGGCGGCGCTAGCACGCACAGCACCAAAAGCGGCGTTACGCACTTTACCGCCGCCAACGAGGTGGCCTGCATTCAGCAGATTAAGCAGTTGCTGAGCTACATGCCGCAGAACTGCGAGGACACCGCCCCGGTGTACCCCTACGAAGCGCAGGGCGAAGAGCTGCGCCCCGAGCTGGACGCCATTATTCCGGAAAACCCCAACCAGCCCTACGACATCCGCGAGGTAATTACCGGCATCATCGATGCGGATTCGTTTATGGAGGTGCACCAGAACTTTGCCGAGAACATTGTGGTGGGTTTTGCCCGCCTAGGTGGCCGCAGCATTGGCATTGTGGGCAACCAGCCGGCGGTGCTGGCCGGCGTGCTCGATATCAACGCTTCGACTAAGGCAGCGCGTTTCGTGCGTTTCTGCGACTCGTTCAACATTCCGCTGCTGGTGCTGGAGGACGTTCCGGGCTTCCTGCCCGGCACCGACCAAGAGTGGCGCGGCATCATCACCAACGGCGCGAAGCTGCTTTACGCCTTCTGCGAAGCCACCGTGCCGCGCATCACGGTAATTACCCGCAAAGCCTACGGCGGGGCTTATGATGTGATGAACTCAAAGCACATTGGCGCCGACATGAACTACGCTTGGCCCACGGCCGAAATTGCCGTAATGGGCGCCAAGGGCGCGGCCGAAATCATCTTCAAGCGCGAAATCGCCCAGGCCGAAAACCCCGAGGCCAAGCTGCAGGAGAAGGTTGACGACTACCAGCGCAAGTTTGCTACGCCGTACCGCGCCGCGCACCGCGGCTTCGTCGACGAAGTAATTGTGCCTGCGCAGACGCGCCAAAAGCTGATTCGAGCTTTCAAAATGCTCGAAAACAAAGTGGATCAGCTGCCGCGCAAAAAGCACGGCAACATTCCGTTGTAA
- a CDS encoding M42 family metallopeptidase yields the protein MRKESFDFLQQYLNNPSPTGFEKEGQKLWLEYIKPYIDEYFVDTYGTVVGVVNPEAEYKVVIEAHADEISWFVNYITKEGYIYLRRNGGSDALIAPSKRVIIHTAKGPVRAVFGWPAIHVRKVEQDKAPTVETIFLDCGASSREEVEEMGVHVGSVVTFEDELMELNNKYLVGRALDNRIGGFMIAEVARQLKEEGKKLPFGLYIVNAVQEEIGLRGAEMIAHRIKPDVAIITDVTHDTQSPMYEKKTSGDIHCGKGPVITYGPAVQNNLRDLIIQAAQQKEIPFQRAAATRATGTDTDAFAYSNAGVASALISLPLKYMHTTVETVHNDDVQNVINLIYETLLRIEDNHDFRYFK from the coding sequence ATGCGCAAAGAAAGCTTCGACTTCCTTCAGCAATACCTCAACAACCCCTCCCCCACCGGCTTCGAGAAGGAAGGCCAGAAGCTGTGGCTGGAGTACATCAAGCCGTACATCGACGAATACTTTGTGGACACCTACGGCACGGTGGTGGGCGTGGTGAACCCCGAGGCCGAGTACAAAGTGGTAATCGAGGCCCACGCCGACGAAATCAGCTGGTTCGTGAATTACATCACGAAGGAAGGCTATATCTATTTGCGCCGCAACGGCGGTTCCGATGCCCTAATTGCTCCTTCCAAGCGCGTTATCATCCATACGGCCAAGGGTCCGGTACGGGCGGTGTTTGGCTGGCCGGCCATTCACGTGCGCAAAGTGGAGCAAGACAAAGCCCCGACCGTTGAAACCATCTTCCTGGATTGCGGTGCTTCGTCGCGCGAGGAAGTGGAGGAAATGGGCGTGCACGTGGGCTCCGTGGTTACGTTTGAGGACGAGCTGATGGAGCTGAACAACAAGTACTTGGTGGGCCGTGCGCTCGACAACCGCATTGGCGGTTTCATGATTGCCGAAGTGGCGCGCCAACTGAAGGAAGAAGGCAAGAAGCTGCCTTTCGGCCTGTACATTGTGAATGCGGTGCAGGAAGAAATTGGCCTGCGCGGCGCCGAGATGATTGCCCACCGCATCAAGCCCGACGTGGCCATCATCACCGACGTAACCCACGATACGCAGTCGCCGATGTACGAGAAGAAAACTTCGGGCGACATTCACTGCGGCAAAGGCCCGGTAATTACCTATGGGCCGGCCGTGCAGAATAACCTGCGCGATCTGATTATCCAGGCGGCGCAGCAAAAGGAAATTCCGTTTCAGCGCGCGGCGGCCACCCGCGCCACCGGCACCGACACCGATGCTTTTGCTTACTCCAACGCCGGCGTGGCGTCGGCCCTGATTTCGCTGCCGCTGAAGTACATGCACACCACCGTGGAAACCGTGCACAACGACGACGTGCAAAACGTGATTAACCTCATTTACGAAACGCTGCTGCGCATCGAGGACAACCACGATTTCCGCTACTTTAAATAA
- a CDS encoding WbqC family protein, whose product MPAVLFELPYCPPAAFFAELLAADSLLLERHENYRKQTYRNRCLIVTAQGVQPLTVPVIDGNRSEKVRIDELEIDYRQNWIHRHWRTLQTAYGGSAYFEYYADYLHDIYVGKPQRLFDLNLAVLQLLLRCLRLPLPVEYTAEWQARYPAELVLDRRDWLSPKQLPDSPSGAGLQRAYRQCFGAEFVPGLSVLDLLFAVGPAAGTYLVPASWPAANLWPE is encoded by the coding sequence ATGCCAGCTGTTTTATTTGAGCTGCCCTACTGCCCGCCGGCCGCATTTTTTGCCGAGCTCCTCGCGGCCGATTCGCTGCTGCTCGAGCGGCACGAAAACTACCGCAAGCAAACGTACCGCAACCGCTGCCTGATTGTTACGGCGCAAGGCGTGCAGCCGCTTACGGTGCCGGTAATCGACGGCAACCGCTCCGAAAAAGTCCGCATCGACGAGCTCGAAATAGATTACCGCCAGAATTGGATTCACCGCCACTGGCGCACCTTGCAAACGGCCTACGGCGGCAGCGCTTATTTTGAGTACTACGCCGACTATTTGCACGACATTTACGTAGGTAAGCCCCAAAGGCTTTTTGATCTGAACCTAGCCGTGCTGCAGTTGCTGTTGCGGTGTCTGCGTCTGCCTCTTCCCGTTGAGTATACCGCCGAGTGGCAAGCCCGCTACCCGGCCGAACTTGTGCTCGATCGGCGGGATTGGCTGAGCCCGAAGCAACTACCTGACAGCCCGTCAGGCGCGGGGCTGCAGCGGGCTTACCGGCAGTGCTTTGGTGCGGAGTTTGTACCCGGCTTAAGTGTGCTGGACCTGCTGTTTGCCGTGGGTCCGGCGGCTGGTACCTACCTCGTGCCCGCCTCCTGGCCGGCGGCGAACCTTTGGCCCGAATAG
- a CDS encoding glycosyltransferase family 2 protein: MSTPLVSVWLITYNHERYIAQAIEGVLMQKTSFAVHLVIGEDCSTDNTRAIVKEYKALYPDRITLYLPERNMGMLPILRPTFALCQSKYVAMLDGDDYWTDPLKLQKQVDALEADPELMLAYHQVQVSDEINGTTYLAAQPKHPLRVLTLEDFIQPSHPVITLSTMFRNVFNGVMPELYYELPYPDLALFILLLKEGGKAVYNPDNMGVYRIHAKGAFSGLDKYARLEQRITFFTKLKPELSKLHQCRVAEIIGFHYYELMMTALREGSVVQAAQYFKLMSGYSSGLIKNSRTVWHALFTTMVRNLSTFYRKTARA, translated from the coding sequence ATGAGTACACCACTGGTGAGTGTGTGGTTGATTACCTACAACCACGAGCGGTATATAGCGCAAGCTATAGAAGGAGTTTTGATGCAGAAGACGAGCTTTGCTGTGCACTTGGTAATAGGGGAGGACTGCTCAACCGATAATACGCGAGCCATCGTAAAGGAATACAAGGCTCTTTACCCTGATCGAATAACGCTTTATTTGCCTGAGCGCAATATGGGTATGTTGCCCATTCTGCGGCCTACGTTTGCCTTGTGCCAAAGCAAATATGTTGCGATGCTCGATGGCGATGATTACTGGACTGATCCGCTGAAACTACAAAAGCAAGTGGATGCTTTGGAAGCAGATCCGGAACTTATGTTGGCCTACCATCAGGTGCAGGTTTCCGACGAAATAAACGGCACTACTTATCTAGCAGCGCAGCCCAAACACCCATTGCGGGTACTCACGCTAGAAGATTTCATACAGCCCAGCCATCCTGTCATCACGTTGTCGACGATGTTCCGGAATGTGTTCAACGGAGTGATGCCGGAGCTGTACTACGAATTGCCTTATCCGGACTTGGCTTTGTTTATCCTGTTGTTAAAAGAGGGCGGAAAAGCAGTTTACAACCCGGATAATATGGGCGTATACCGCATCCACGCAAAAGGAGCGTTTTCAGGGTTAGATAAGTACGCCCGTTTGGAACAGCGAATAACCTTCTTTACAAAGCTTAAACCTGAACTATCAAAATTACACCAGTGTCGGGTAGCCGAAATAATAGGCTTTCATTATTATGAATTGATGATGACAGCGCTGAGAGAGGGTAGCGTTGTTCAAGCTGCGCAATACTTCAAATTAATGTCGGGGTATAGCAGTGGGCTTATTAAAAATTCCCGTACGGTATGGCATGCTCTTTTCACCACAATGGTGCGCAATCTGAGCACTTTTTACCGTAAAACGGCAAGAGCATAA
- a CDS encoding class I SAM-dependent methyltransferase, producing the protein MTPSTSVNTQHHIIVAHCESYLTAHGDNHKGVGWPNYDDAQLRYQVMLDGLLAAVPAGQHVRLLDFGCGPAHFCEFLQQGQYASRIEYTGLDLSERYLALARQKFPATTFLQLDVLQESDALPTFDYIVLNGIFTQKCSNSFEEMWAYCQDMLRALWPKATRGVAFNVMTKQVDWERDDLFHVPMDLLATFLKKEITRNFVLRHDYGLYEYTTYLFREPNRW; encoded by the coding sequence ATGACTCCATCAACCTCTGTCAATACCCAGCACCATATAATTGTCGCGCACTGCGAATCGTACTTGACTGCGCACGGCGACAACCACAAAGGCGTGGGTTGGCCAAATTACGACGACGCGCAACTTCGTTATCAGGTCATGCTTGACGGGTTATTGGCTGCTGTACCGGCAGGCCAACATGTTCGGCTGTTGGATTTTGGCTGCGGTCCGGCTCATTTCTGCGAGTTTCTGCAACAAGGGCAATACGCCAGCCGAATCGAGTACACCGGCCTCGACTTGTCGGAGAGATACTTAGCTCTTGCGCGGCAAAAATTCCCGGCTACTACCTTCTTGCAGCTTGATGTATTACAAGAGTCGGACGCGCTGCCAACATTCGACTATATTGTTCTGAACGGCATATTCACGCAGAAATGCTCAAATAGCTTCGAGGAGATGTGGGCATATTGCCAGGATATGTTGCGCGCGTTGTGGCCCAAGGCAACACGGGGCGTTGCTTTTAATGTTATGACCAAACAAGTGGATTGGGAGCGCGACGACCTATTTCACGTACCTATGGACTTGTTGGCCACGTTCTTGAAGAAAGAAATAACCCGAAATTTTGTCTTGCGGCACGATTACGGCCTGTATGAGTACACTACCTACCTCTTTCGAGAGCCGAATCGGTGGTAA
- a CDS encoding lysophospholipid acyltransferase family protein produces MNHPKPTRRDFAWYYLPLEWLLLGLSSLPMPVLYLVADGFYLLMRYVLRYRHQVVFGNIRNSFPDKPEAWVRDTAHGFYRHFADTIVEILKMATISPAEFNRRVVITNPELGDAYFAKGRTIMTLGSHHGNWEWIAPTGAQRWPGKVDGVYKPLSNPFFEYFVYRLRTRLGTGLIPMRETLRDMEANRGQVRSLCMLSDQCPPKSKYAYWTRTLNQDTAFFTGSDRLAVQYNCPVLYASIRKVRRGYCTITLEEIYDGSAELNLAEHPITEAFARRIERDIMERPSEYLWSHRRWKLQKS; encoded by the coding sequence ATGAATCACCCGAAGCCCACGCGCCGCGATTTTGCGTGGTATTACCTCCCGCTCGAGTGGCTGCTCCTAGGTCTGTCGAGCCTGCCGATGCCGGTGCTGTACCTGGTAGCCGATGGCTTTTACCTGCTGATGCGCTACGTGCTGCGCTACCGCCACCAAGTGGTGTTCGGCAACATCCGCAACTCGTTTCCGGACAAGCCCGAAGCGTGGGTGCGCGACACTGCCCACGGCTTTTACCGCCATTTTGCCGATACCATCGTCGAGATTCTGAAAATGGCTACCATCAGCCCGGCTGAGTTTAACCGGCGCGTGGTGATAACCAACCCCGAGCTCGGCGACGCCTACTTTGCCAAGGGCCGTACCATCATGACGCTGGGCTCGCACCACGGCAATTGGGAGTGGATTGCCCCGACCGGCGCACAGCGCTGGCCCGGCAAGGTCGATGGGGTGTACAAACCCCTAAGCAACCCGTTTTTCGAGTACTTCGTGTACCGGCTGCGCACCCGCCTGGGTACCGGCCTTATTCCGATGCGCGAAACCTTGCGCGACATGGAGGCCAACCGCGGCCAGGTGCGCTCGTTGTGCATGCTCTCCGACCAATGCCCGCCCAAAAGCAAGTATGCCTACTGGACGCGCACGCTCAACCAGGACACGGCCTTCTTCACGGGTTCCGACCGCCTGGCCGTGCAGTACAACTGCCCCGTGCTCTACGCCAGCATCCGGAAAGTGCGCCGCGGCTATTGCACCATCACGCTGGAGGAAATTTACGACGGTTCGGCCGAGCTGAACCTAGCCGAGCACCCCATCACCGAGGCCTTTGCCCGCCGCATCGAGCGCGACATCATGGAGCGGCCATCGGAGTACCTGTGGTCGCACCGCCGCTGGAAACTCCAGAAAAGTTAA